In the Malassezia vespertilionis chromosome 1, complete sequence genome, one interval contains:
- the ELP4 gene encoding Elongator subunit elp4 (COG:B; COG:K; EggNog:ENOG503NVWH), with protein MSVFKRRGAAQRSAPPAEGVRTPSFKSPVPLLSSGIPALDDILLGGGISSGSVLTFVPCADTATASVAQLGATSVHDGVRDAADAFCLALVEPYTDLLLSYSAAQGIVSQHVSVVLGDAPDAFLEGLMGVAGEAEPKKEALVEETTEDVQRMKIAWRYDHKQRAESLTTPQAAPFSSVFDLSKRMAPTVLDQRRDKGMLYTFDPSLSNGDPFAGAWATIEKALTKCHDMASPVLRIHLRNFGSPSWHHGIASHLFRFLLQLRRLARTLALPDNGKLAVPCLVTVSLSAFTAQMPADGANVVNRLAHLSDACIGLSSFAASPGLRDVFPDFTGALRVFRTQAIGMLANPSLRASVLRGMGAGMAPSGVTAHGEGGAGGGENNLAFKVRRKRLVIETLHLDIEGGAREQRQKPKEDAQPRAAHRAPAATSATSALTSAPAPAVPTVPSASPALAPKMPAFSGLKSLRVRGLQSMQGEPRPEDYEF; from the coding sequence ATGTCGGTGTTcaagcgtcgcggcgctgcgcagcggagcgcgccgcctgcggAGGGTGTGCGCACGCCATCGTTTAAGTCGCCTGTGCCGCTACTATCGAGTGGTATACCAGCACTTGATGATATTCTTTTGGGCGGCGGAATTTCGTCGGGATCTGTACTGACATTTGTCCCTTGTGCAGATACGGCGACGGCCAGCGTTGCCCAGCTTGGCGCGACGTCTGTGCACGATggtgtgcgcgatgcggcagACGCATTTTGCCTTGCTTTAGTGGAGCCATACACAGATCTACTTCTTTCTTACAGTGCAGCACAGGGTATCGTGTCGCAACACGTGTCtgttgtgcttggcgatgcgcccgACGCATTTCTGGAGGGCCTAATGGGCGTAGCGGGCGAAGCAGAGCCTAAAAAAGAAGCGCTAGTGGAAGAGACTACAGaggatgtgcagcgcatgaaAATTGCGTGGCGCTACGACCAcaaacagcgcgccgaatcGCTCACTActccgcaagcagcgccgttCAGTAGCGTATTTGATTTGTCGAAGCGTATGGCGCCGACCGTACTTGACCAGAGGCGTGATAAAGGAATGCTGTATACGTTCGACCCATCGTTATCCAACGGTGACCCATTTGCAGGCGCTTGGGCTACGATCGAGAAGGCTTTGACCAAATGTCACGACATGGCATCGCcagtgctgcgcattcATTTGCGCAACTTTGGATCACCGTCGTGGCACCATGGGATTGCATCGCACTTGTTTCGTTTTCTTCTGCAACTTCGGCGCCTTGCACGGACACTGGCGTTGCCAGATAATGGAAAACTTGCAGTGCCATGCTTGGTTACCGTATCCTTGTCTGCATTCACCGCACAGATGCCGGCAGATGGCGCAAATGTAGTTAACCGTCTTGCGCATTTGTCTGATGCATGCATAGGCCTGTCATCCTTCGCGGCATCGCCAGGTTTGCGCGATGTATTCCCGGATTTCACTGGCGCTCTCCGTGTATTTCGAACGCAGGCGATTGGAATGCTCGCCAATCCTTCTTTGCGTGCGTCGGTGCTACGTGGGATGGGTGCTGGCATGGCACCATCTGGCGTCACAGCGCATGGTGAGGGTGGTGCAGGTGGTGGTGAGAACAATTTGGCGTTCAAAGTAAGGCGTAAGCGGCTCGTAATCGAAACGCTGCATTTGGATATTGAAGGCGGTGCGCGTGAGCAGCGACAAAAGCCAAAAGAGGATGCTCAGCCACGTGCTGCGCATAGGGCACCTGCAGCGACTTCTGCAACCTCGGCGCTTACAtcggcgcctgcgcctgctgtgCCCACTGTACCAAGCGCATCACCTGCTCTTGCGCCAAAAATGCCTGCTTTTTCCGGTCTAAAAAGCCTTCGAGTGCGCGGCTTGCAGTCTATGCAAGGCGAGCCTCGGCCAGAAGACTATGAATTTTAG
- a CDS encoding uncharacterized protein (TransMembrane:6 (n7-18c27/28o55-79i100-123o129-149i244-262o307-327i339-358o); EggNog:ENOG503NYTA; COG:S): MTRGRRIVSLAGSILISLSAGSTYVFSSYAPQLQSQLNLSSTQLNVLGLAGNLGIGAWVNCPIWVLALFMLMTGVGNSAGNNSAINVQAKSWGGSRRGSAMALVLSMFGLSALVYSTLSQAVFKENTAAYLLALSLGSFFSFLLGAFMVKIIPPGEDEDVETPSSDHLVNHQSQESEPLLGPSHRPCVRSRSSSEVSARVYAWLDEVDELGGSLYDPDANDLSDRQSAHKGDITGWDLFRDTDFLLLFTVLAIVSGAGLLMINNVGSMTQALWEYNKQRPGTGDTNTSNSKYGKHELLRVQALQVSLISAGNAIGRILIGVISDYFVRVTKEPSIRTYFLIPVTFLAFASQLFAAWPAKTGDWQV; encoded by the exons ATGACgcgtgggcggcgcattgtGTCCCTAGCGGGCTCCATTCTCATCTCGCTTTCTGCGGGGAGTACGTACGTGTTTAGCtcgtatgcgccgcagcttcAGTCGCAGCTTAATCTATCCAGCACGCAGTTGAATGTGCTGGGTCTTGCGGGGAACCTGGGCAT AGGCGCATGGGTTAATTGCCCTATTTGGGTACTCGCATTGTTCATGCTCATGACCGGTGTAGGCAACTCTGCCGGGAATAATTCTGCGATTAATGTGCAGGCAAAGAGCTGGGGTGGGAGCCGCCGTGGATCAGCAATGGCCCTGGTACTATCCATGTTTGGACTGAGTGCATTGGTGTACTCGACCCTGTCGCAAGCCGTCTTTAAGGAGAACACTGCTGCATACTTGCTCGCACTATCCCTCGGCAGCTTTTTCAGTTTTCTCCTTGGTGCATTCATGGTGAAAATTATACCACCGGGCGAAGATGAAGACGTGGAGACGCCAAGCAGTGACCATCTAGTAAACCACCAGTCGCAAGAGTCCGAGCCACTGCTCGGACCTAGCCATCGTCCGTGCGTCCGTTCGCGCTCTTCGTCGGAAGTGAGTGCGCGTGTATATGCGTGGCTTGATGAGGTTGATGAGTTAGGCGGATCTCTTTACGACCCAGACGCGAACGATCTCTCCGACAGGCAGAGTGCGCACAAAGGCGACATCACAGGGTGGGACCTATTCCGTGACACCGACTTTTTACTCCTGTTCACTGTGCTTGCGATCGTCAGCGGTGCGGGACTGTTAATGATTAATAACGTAGGATCCATGACCCAAGCACTGTGGGAATATAACAAGCAGCGTCCCGGCACCGGTGACACGAACACGTCCAATTCAAAGTACGGAAAACACGAGCTCCTCCGAgtccaggcgctgcaagtaTCGCTCATCAGTGCTGGCAATGCGATTGGTCGGATTTTGATTG GTGTTATCTCGGACTATTTCGTGCGTGTCACCAAGGAACCGTCCATACGGACCTACTTTTTGATTCCCGTCACCTTTCTCGCTTTTGCTTCGCAGCTTTTTGCAGCATGGCCCG CCAAAACTGGGGACTGGCAAGTCTAG
- a CDS encoding uncharacterized protein (TransMembrane:1 (i12-34o)) → MLVKHRNALGSRSLGIGLLVGETIIWLCFAWSFLRVMHASPGYVRDLFPSTEAPLESVSMESFSYASQPVETPLHDVLQRPIAHNDVSSVLNMRSFTPPEDRPETAPASPHNTECTRPISYEPNDSAKLSAEPAQHESPRPVVHIPKAPKPERIPFEAPIYAPSELYCTRLVGFPAIGLLFDHNFHELRYATESTEARSREAELKSMLGIHGENYTEARFVETPPAMVSGAHAKSGRL, encoded by the exons ATGCTGGTGAAGCACCGCAATGCGTTGGGCTCGCGGTCTTTGGGGATTGGGCTGCTTGTGGGAGAAACGATTATATGGCTTTGCTTTGCGTGGAGCTTTTTGCGTGTGATGCATGCATCGCCAGGCTACGTGCGCGATCTGTTTCCTTCGACAGAGGCGCCGTTGGAGTCCGTTTCAATGGAGTCGTTTTCCTATGCGAGTCAGCCGGTAGAGACTCCATTGCACGATGTATTACAGCGTCCCATTGCGCATAACGATGTAAGCAGTGTTCTGAATATGCGGTCATTCACACCGCCGGAAGACAGACCTGAAACCGCGCCTGCCAGTCCGCACAATACCGAGTGTACTCGACCTATCTCGTATGAGCCGAATGACAGCGCAAAACTTTCCGCCGAGCCAGCTCAACATGAGAGCCCGAGGCCGGTGGTTCACATACCCAAAGCGCCGAAACCGGAGCGGATCCCTTTCGAAGCGCCGATCTACGCACCAAGCGAGCTTTACTGTACACG TCTTGTGGGGTTTCCTGCTATCGGTCTACTCTTTGATCACAATTTCC ACGAACTCCGCTATGCAACAGAGTCCACCGAAGCACGCAGCCGCGAGGCCGAGCTGAAATCCATGCTCGGAATACACGGCGAAAACTACACGGAAGCGCGCTTTGTAGAGACGCCCC CCGCGATGGTAAGTGGCGCCCACGCCAAGAGTGGCCGCCTATAG
- a CDS encoding uncharacterized protein (EggNog:ENOG503P2SC; COG:O) has translation MADEEDARHLEDYVMLILSDSNLPTGGFIASAGLESYYSHGFMTYDQKPGVPTQQTLTERSVDFVEFSLGNYVTSVLPYIHAAQLIAVRYLDSVAPGPNRAKKYVTKQAAPEKAAPLKAKSVTARYYFSRRPNALTMLPQSTSEMDVGTEARKEPLASKPIPEQPPTLDETLKALAALDWHHHTLLLNHVSRRASMIQGIALLSLFARSFAQPAPIAGEHALDPRAEAARVLIERLRKNIRRGSAKLNNGAMSLFPGDGEMAGHLPICAGVFGLAAGLSIDRALHLNLFLQARNLMSCSIRLNTLGPYMAHQLLSFQLRDIVQRQMNSLDREAGARLYAYAIQASLSSGSNPDPPQENLEQQTWDWDWPEEDATFDTVHYPFTSWPLGEVIQARHDQLHSRLFNS, from the exons ATGGccgacgaggaggatgCGCGCCATCTCGAGGACTATGTCATGCTCATTTTGTCTGATTCAAACTTGCCTACTG GCGGATTTATTGCGTCTGCTGGCTTGGAGTCGTATTATTCGCACGGGTTCATGACGTACGACCAAAAACCCGGCGTTCCTACGCAGCAGACGTTGACGGAGCGCAGTGTCGATTTCGTCGAGTTTTCGCTAGGAAACTATGTAACCAGTGTTTTACCATATATCCATGCCGCACAGCTAATTGCTGTGCGGTATCTGGATAGTGTGGCCCCGGGCCCAAACCGCGCCAAAAAATACGTAACAAAACAGGCGGCGCCAgaaaaagcagcgccttTAAAAGCAAAGTCAGTCACTGCACGGTACTACTTCTCTCGACGACCGAACGCACTTACCATGTTACCACAGTCTACGAGCGAGATGGATGTTGGTACGGAAGCGAGAAAAGAACCGCTGGCCAGCAAACCGATACCCGAGCAACCTCCCACGTTAGATGAGACACTTAAGGCTCTAGCAGCGCTTGACTGGCATCATCACACACTCCTATTAAATCATGTATCACGTCGTGCTTCTATGATTCAAGGAATTGCCTTGCTTTCTTTGTTTGCTCGGTCATTTGCGCAACCTGCGCCTATTGCTGGCGAACATGCATTGGATCCACGCGCCGAAGCAGCTCGCGTATTAATTGAGCGTCTACGCAAAAATATCCGTCGTGGTAGTGCGAAGCTAAACAATGGCGCGATGTCGCTTTTTCCTGGTGATGGCGAAATGGCAGGCCATTTACCGATATGTGCAGGCGTGTTTGGGCTGGCAGCTGGGCTCTCGATAGACCGCGCTCTGCATTTGAATCTATTCCTACAGGCACGAAACCTCATGTCCTGCTCAATCCGGCTTAACACGCTAGGGCCGTACATGGCGCATCAACTCCTGAGTTTCCAGCTTCGCGATATCGTGCAGCGACAGATGAACTCGCTGGACCGCGAGGCTGGTGCGCGATTGTATGCATACGCTATTCAAGCTTCTCTATCGTCTGGGTCCAACCCTGACCCCCCGCAGGAAAACTTAGAGCAACAGACATGGGACTGGGACTGGCCTGAAGAAGATGCCACGTTTGACACGGTCCACTATCCTTTTACATCATGGCCGCTGGGCGAGGTTATACAAGCACGTCATGATCAACTTCATTCCAGATTATTCAACAGCTAA
- the RPT6 gene encoding 26S proteasome regulatory subunit 8 (COG:O; EggNog:ENOG503NV58) — MVAAVAQTQVAVDGAGARPLDIKENEGIVSSAGISSFLESKTQAYEMLISEKAQNLRRLEAQRNTLNARVRLIREELQLLQEPGSYVGEVVKVMGKKKVLVKIQPEGKYVVDVAPDIDVSELKPSLRVALRSDSYALHKILPNKIDPLVSLMMVEKVPDSTYEMVGGLDRQIKEIKEVIELPVKHPELFESLGIAQPKGVLLYGPPGTGKTLLARAVAHHTDCKFIRVSGSELVQKYIGEGSRMVRELFVMAREHAPSIIFMDEIDSIGSSRGDSGGGGGDSEVQRTMLELLNQLDGFEGTQNIKVIMATNRIDILDSALLRPGRIDRKIEFPPPGPEARVSILRIHSRKMSLQRGINLRVLAEKMGQVSGAEVRGICTEAGMYALRERRQHVSQEDFELAVAKVLKRQTDGSMSVNKLFT, encoded by the coding sequence ATGGTGGCAGCAGTGGCACAGACCCAAGTTGCAGTAGACGGTGCGGGGGCACGTCCGCTGGATATCAAAGAAAATGAGGGAATTGTATCGTCTGCAGGTATTTCTTCTTTTCTTGAGAGCAAGACCCAGGCGTACGAGATGCTGATAAGCGAAAAGGCGCAAAACTTGCGCCGGCTCGAAGCACAGCGCAACACGCTGAacgcgcgtgtgcgcttGATTCGCGAAGAGCTGCAGCTTCTTCAGGAGCCTGGGTCGTATGTCGGTGAGGTTGTCAAGGTCATGGGAAAGAAGAAGGTTCTTGTGAAAATTCAACCGGAAGGTAAATACGTGGTTGACGTAGCCCCCGACATTGACGTGAGCGAGCTCAAACCGTCGCTCCGTGTCGCGCTTCGCTCTGACTCTTATGCACTGCACAAGATTCTCCCGAACAAGATTGACCCGCTGGTATCGCTGATGATGGTCGAAAAAGTGCCGGATAGCACGTACGAGATGGTCGGCGGTCTCGACCGCCAGATTAAGGAAATTAAGGAGGTGATTGAGCTTCCTGTAAAGCACCCCGAGCTGTTTGAGAGCTTGGGCATTGCACAGCCCAAAGGTGTGCTGCTGTATGGGCCTCCTGGTACCGGAAAAActctgcttgcgcgtgccgtTGCTCATCACACGGACTGCAAATTTATCCGTGTGAGTGGTAGCGAGCTGGTGCAAAAGTACATTGGTGAAGGCAGTCGTATGGTACGTGAGCTCTTTGTCATGGCGCGTGAACACGCGCCGTCCATCATTTTTATGGATGAAATCGACAGCATCGGCTCGAGCCGTGGCgacagcggcggcggtggtggCGACTCGGAGGTACAGCGTACCATGCTTGAGCTGCTGAACCAATTGGATGGATTTGAGGGGACACAGAATATTAAGGTCATCATGGCTACAAACCGTATCGATATTTTGGACAGCGCACTACTTCGGCCAGGACGTATTGACCGCAAGATTGAGTTCCCGCCGCCCGGTCCAGAAGCGCGCGTATCAATTCTTCGCATCCATTCGCGCAAGATGTCGCTTCAGCGCGGGATCAATCTTCGCGTACTCGCGGAAAAAATGGGACAAGTTTCTGGCGCAGAAGTGCGCGGTATTTGCACTGAGGCCGGTATGTATGCACTCCGTGAGCGACGGCAACATGTGTCGCAAGAAGACTTTGAGCTTGCCGTGGCCAAAGTACTCAAGCGCCAGACGGATGGCTCTATGAGTGTGAACAAGCTGTTCACGTAA
- a CDS encoding uncharacterized protein (EggNog:ENOG503P42H; COG:S) — METAFNAEFTKRLGAAHSLKAQGNDEFAKANYAKAISFFLDAIAQLPPRPETNLEEKELGADDTADEHSTATHTPPEVMETILTEAVSLDGHLITSEIVELRVKLFANLAASHLKLEHYEETIKAATEVMHEDPANVKALYRRAVAKERLGGWNHLSSALEDYKRLEKLDKEGRVPKASRAELYAALRRVPPLLENVSEKEKKEMMGNLKTLGNSFLGYFGLSTDNFQMQEQEGGGYSLNFVR; from the exons ATGGAGACGGCGTTCAATGCGGAGTTCACGAAGCGCTTGGGGGCAGCACATAGCCTCAAGGCGCAGGGAAACGATGAGTTTGCGAAGGCTAATTATGCAAAAGCTATTTCTTTTTTTTTAGATGCAATCGCGCAACTCCCGCCACGCCCAGAAACCAACCTAGAGGAAAAAGAACTTGGCGCGGACGACACGGCTGACGAGCACAGTACAGCAACACATACCCCTCCCGAGGTTATGGAAACTATTTTGACTGAAGCGGTCTCGCTTGATGGTCATCTCATAACTTCTGAAATTGTAGAGTTGCGCGTCAAACTCTTTGCAAATctcgctgcgtcgcaccTAAAGCTAGAGCACTACGAAGAGACAATTAAAGCGGCAACAGAAG TCATGCACGAGGATCCAGCGAATGTAAAAGCTTTGTATCGCCGCGCCGTAGCAAAGGAGCGGCTTGGCGGCTGGAACCatttgagcagcgcattaGAAGACTACAAACGGCTAGAAAAGCTCGACAAGGAAGGCCGTGTTCCGaaggcgtcgcgcgcggagcTGTATGCTGCACTAAGAAGAGTGCCTCCTCTTCTTGAAAATGTGTCTGAGAAGGAGAAGAAAGAAATGATGGGCAATCTAAAAACGCTGGGCAACAGCTTCCTCGGCTACTTTGGTCTCTCCACCGACAATTTCCAAATGCAAGAACAGGAAGGGGGAGGTTATTCGCTTAATTTTGTGCGCTAA
- the DUS1 gene encoding tRNA-dihydrouridine(16/17) synthase [NAD(P)(+)] (EggNog:ENOG503NV6J; COG:J; BUSCO:EOG09262Q6S), whose protein sequence is MSRPNIPALDSFPETGTPEHAKLGGYDFYRSIGSPQRIVAPMVDQSELAWRVLSRRYGSDLVYTPMINAKVYVQKNKGSSRVREGYFNKAFAEEGAQELVLGTKKDTDRPLIVQFCANNPDMLLEAAQSVQDKCDAVDLNLGCPQQIAKRGNFGAFLMDDWHLIFTLINTLHRKLSVPVTVKFRVFDSLEKTLAYAKMIERAGAQLVTVHGRTRDMKGHNTHVANWEAIRAVKEALRIPVFANGNILYPQDWRDALAFTKCDGVMSAEGNLYNPTLFHTEIVQDLASLAHRGEEKPGFDALHIVHVANEYLDIVANLKTPTAGSALKGHMFKITRPALAIHADLRSVLGKAHSNEIAHGEDRVQEYRAFVVELTRRLEEDKLKAESYIAPADASRYYMKPLHVLDPHDTSKRPAFIPHWYLQPYFRPPLNPPKVTDIGLEDSEMRTHHGRTSLAEADSATDKVPAVKRAKTHSL, encoded by the coding sequence ATGAGCCGGCCGAATATACCTGCGTTGGACAGCTTTCCTGAGACAGGGACGCCCGAGCATGCCAAGCTCGGTGGCTACGATTTTTACCGCAGTATTGGatcgccgcagcgcatcgtggcGCCCATGGTGGACCAATCTGAGCTTGCATGGCGTGTGTTAAGCCGTAGGTATGGCTCCGATCTTGTCTACACGCCGATGATTAACGCAAAAGTATATGTACAAAAGAACAAAGGCAGCTcacgcgtgcgcgaggGCTACTTTAACAAGGCTTTTGCCGAAGAAGGTGCTCAAGAACTAGTACTTGGCACAAAAAAAGATACCGACCGACCTCTTATTGTGCAGTTTTGTGCGAACAATCCGGATATGCTCTTAGAGGCAGCACAGAGCGTCCAGGATAAGTGTGATGCAGTGGACTTGAACCTTGGGTGCCCTCAGCAAATCGCGAAGCGCGGAAACTTTGGTGCATTTCTTATGGACGATTGGCATCTTATATTTACTTTGATTAACACGCTACATCGCAAATTGAGCGTGCCCGTCACTGTCAAATTTCGTGTATTTGATTCGCTCGAAAAGACACTTGCATATGCCAAAATGATTgagcgtgcaggcgctcaACTTGTCACTGTACATGGGCGTACGCGCGACATGAAAGGACATAATACTCACGTTGCCAACTGGGAGGCTATTCGCGCAGTAAAAGAAGCGCTCCGTATTCCTGTATTTGCAAACGGCAACATCTTGTATCCCCAAGACTGGCGCGATGCACTTGCGTTCACCAAATGCGATGGTGTAATGAGTGCAGAAGGGAACTTGTACAATCCTACGCTCTTTCACACCGAAATTGTTCAAGATTTGGCATCCTTAGCGCACCGTGGCGAGGAAAAGCCAGGATTTGACGCACTGCACATTGTGCATGTGGCGAACGAGTATTTGGATATCGTTGCGAATTTGAAAACTCCAACAGCGGGAAGCGCACTCAAGGGTCACATGTTTAAAATTACACGCCCTGCTCTGGCGATACATGCTGACTTGCGATCTGTGCTTGGCAAGGCGCATAGCAACGAAATTGCACATGGCGAGGATCGCGTGCAAGAATACCGTGCCTTTGTGGTGGAGCTCACTCGCCGTTTGGAAGAAGATAAACTGAAAGCAGAGAGCTATATTGCTCCTGCCGACGCATCGCGTTACTATATGAAACCTTTGCATGTACTTGACCCGCACGATACAAGCAAACGGCCTGCCTTTATTCCCCACTGGTATCTGCAGCCGTACTTTCGGCCACCCCTGAATCCACCCAAGGTGACAGACATTGGTTTGGAGGACTCCGAAATGCGCACACACCACGGTAGAACGTCTTTGGCGGAGGCTGACAGCGCGACGGACAAAGTACCTGCTGTTAAACGCGCCAAGACCCATAGCTTGTAA
- the ORC4 gene encoding origin recognition complex subunit 4 (EggNog:ENOG503NYTH; COG:L; BUSCO:EOG092630MJ), translating to MGDAAWAAQKKRTLAVLSTAPPPPAACVPYHGQECIGLEDSWVSLYALLRGTIVGQEGNSCLLIGEHGCGKSLLMQSTLRRIGEECVRYSVLKPLVVSLPGLLYTTDRQCIAELARQLMQQGALGRTETDEAVQQMEEKQQVDEMPEAQEDAGAGSDSDDDARARTETHAKAMQPSVQPSAVVTNAILLTMATALSHILSLLSRTAFDAPAARPLVIVLDDFEQYTARPRQALLYCLLDAVQAASYGPGLIVVGMTTRVDAGDALEKRVKSRFSQRTFHIHPPSLETYTQIARAALLGGLHVPPYAPWATEVEIIPVAALTVPTLDAATFLHCAKTQREDAQRAAMHDLTEAELAVLIAARHLQLQGKEPFTFEMCFRELDQFVQRVRRDLRSGQSAHIHGISRGTVAIAGIDALANRTSMMGVCILYRYLRKAFQRLLALEMLVPEPARLSLALAAGVASRTGAATSAYGTLANASVVPEFLPVRTAMPARMILEGVQDQERPEPPSAILLQWAEGTGM from the exons ATgggcgacgctgcgtgggcggcgcaaaagaagcgcacaCTTGCGGTGCTAAGCACGGCGCCTCCGCCGCCCGCTGCGTGTGTGCCATACCATGGACAAGAGTGTATAGGCCTTGAAGATTCATGGGTATCGCTTTATGCACTTCTACGCGGCACTATTGTCGGTCAGGAAGGAAATAGCTGCCTATTGATCGGTGAGCACGGATGCGGTAAAAGCCTGCTTATGCAGTCTACACTTCGCAGGATTGGCGAAGAGTGTGTGCGTTACAGCGTGCTAAAGCCACTGGTTGTTTCTTTGCCTGGTCTGTTGTATACCACCGATCgccagtgcatcgccgagcttgcaaGGCAGCTCATGCAGCAGGGCGCACTGGGCCGTACAGAAACGGATGAGGCCGTGCAGCAGATGGAAGAGAAGCAACAGGTGGATGAGATGCCTGAGGCACAAGAAGAcgccggcgcaggctcggactcggacgacgatgcacgcgcacggaCTGAGACACACGCAAAAGCAATGCAGCCCTCTGTGCAGCCATCAGCAGTAGTGACAAATGCGATCCTCTTAACTATGGCGACAGCATTATCACATATTCTTTCGCTTTTATCGCGGACTGCGTTcgacgcgcctgctgcacgGCCACTTGTGATTGTTTTAGACGATTTTGAGCAGTATACTGCACGTCCGCGACAAGCATTGCTGTATTGTTTGCTGGATGCAGTACAAGCAGCAAGCTATGGGCCTGGCCTTATTGTCGTTGGGATGACTACGCGAGTGGATGCGGGCGATGCATTGGAGAAGCGTGTCAAGAGCCGCTTCTCGCAACGCACATTTCACATTCATCCGCCATCGCTTGAGACGTACACGcagattgcgcgcgccgcactgctTGGCGGGCTTCATGTGCCGCCATATGCACCGTGGGCAACAGAAGTCGAG ATCATTCCGGTCGCTGCGCTCACCGTGCCGACACTTGACGCTGCAACATTTCTTCATTGTGCGAAAACGCAGCGTGAGGATGCACAGCGggcggcgatgcatg ATCTCACCGAGGCTGAATTGGCTGTGCTGATTGCCGCACGCCATCTGCAGCTGCAGGGCAAAGAGCCGTTTACGTTTGAAATGTGTTTTCGCGAGCTCGACCagtttgtgcagcgcgttcGACGCGACCTGCGCAGTGGACAGAGCGCGCACATCCATGGCATTTCGCGCGGCACTGTCGCAATTGCAGGGATCGATGCATTGGCGAACCGCACGTCCATGATGGGGGTATGTATATTGTATCGCTACTTACGGAAGGCTTTCCAGCGGTTGCTTGCATTGGAGATGCTCGTGCCAGAACCTGCACGTTTGTCGCTCGCACTCGCGGCAGGCGTGGCAAGCCGCACGGGCGCTGCGACGTCGGCGTATGGGACACTTGCGAATGCATCTGTGGTGCCAGAATTTTTGCCTGTGCGTACAGCGATGCCTGCACGAATGATTTTGGAGGGGGTGCAGGATCAGGAGCGCCCTGAGCCGCCAAGTGCAATTCTCCTGCAGTGGGCAGAAGGTACAGGGATGTAA